The nucleotide window GTGGCACCATTTATAGTTTTGCCtcagttatttttattaagaaaagaagtaaaaatgtaTACAGCAGGAGTCTACATATAAAATAATCCTGTTATTCTTTGTACTGTTAGGTCTCTGAACATATTCTTATGGTCTATATATTAGTAACTGAAGATTTCACTTGGACTTATTCCAGTAGTAACTAATATAGTTCATACTATGACAGGccctcctttaaaaaaaatattttggtctGTATGCAATACTGAGATTGTGCTTGTTTATTATCTCACCATCCCAATACACTGACCTCTACATGTGGTAGCTCTTAGCACATACTTGAATCCCTGAGCACTGACCTAACTATGAAGCTAGAAGTGCTTTGAGCTGGAGGTGGGAGTCAGTAGCTTTGAGAGGATCTTTCCAACACAGATCTTCTTTAATTCAAAGTCTCACTTTTCCTCTATTCAGTCTTTCTGGCAGTCCAAAGTACAATCATTAAATGTGTTTCATGGGACTGCTGtaacttttttccttaataagagatttaaaatcttttctgtaAGAACATACTGCTCACAACCTATACATTATGCAATACTTGCACTACGTCATATGTTGTTTCAGAacagtaatattttctttgtttagtcagatcaaaacagaaaaaaaaaaatccatgtaaGGACAAATCTTTTTCACCCACAGCTGTCTACTCAAGTGAGCAGTGAGGATAGATCTCTGGCTGAATCAAGTTTCAGAAGGATGCTGTTGGCACTTGAGTAATACACAAATGTTATAATGCCTTGTTACTAACAGCAACATAAATGCACAGTTGGTTACCTGCAGATCCAGTCAATTTTAAAGACACCTCccaacatttttgcattcattcctgcaggcagcacccaATGTATAGGTGATCCTCCATGATGGGACTCTGAAGATAATCTTGCAAACCCTGAAGGATTTTGTATGAATTGTAACAAAGATACAACAGAAAGGCTATTGCATATACAACTCACTTTGACTCACCTTGAAAATAGCTCACTTTTCCTTACCTTGGAATTTGCCACTCTCTCTTacagaaaatatcaaaataacACTCCTTGCTGATCTAAATGCAGCATTAAGCTTCTTTTCATTCACTGGAAGTGTTGACCATACTCcctaaaacagaaaaacacccACCCCATCCCAAAACACAACAGTTAATCTCAAATGATTTAGCTAACATAAATATGTAATGTAGATGAAGAAAACGAGACCAAAATATTGCACTGGAGTAGAAGataatagaaagaaaaacatattgCAAAATTCATTtccataaagaaatattttagccTGCCTTGTactaaaacttttaaaacactGGCTTTTCAACCTTTTTTTTGAACACTGAAGATGCATTTAGATCATGTAAGACTTCCATTATAATTATAATGATGGGCAGTTAGCATAAAAATAGTAAGGGTGAAAGTTTTCACATATGTTTCAAGTGACTAAAGGaatttatgtattatataaCACACAGGAATTATGAAAAACCAACAGAATACTGCTAAAAGGTGGGCAGGTAGACTTGACTATAGTACTGCAGATTTGCTGAGGACAGTTTGCAGActtcaaaattctttcagtgaaaTGCCAGCAACATGAAAGACACCAAAGTAACAATTTAAAACGGCAAAACAAATCACTTTGTTTAGCCCTACACATCTCCTACTACTACTAAGTATTATCTTTTCCATTTCACCAGCTGCTATGCAGCTACACAATAAAACACAACCTGTTTTATTTAAGGTGCCAGCTGAGCTGATATAGAATAAGAATTTATTGAATCACTCCTCCATCCATTTTCTGAGTAAACAAGCTTCAGCCTCAGAACAGGCTATACATACCAAAGTGAACATTCCTTCCCTTGCATTTTTTCAGTGCAGGTAAGTATTTATGCCCTACTCTGAACTCAGATCAGTGTTTGTCTGATTCTGGTAATTCACTATAACCACCAGAGAATATGTGGGGTTTTTGCTAGCTTTCAGTCAGATTACATGGCTTTTGGCTGCTTGTAAAGCCCTGCTGTGAACTCAACAACCTGTTACATTGGCACCACAAAAGTGAGTTTCATGAAAGTCCAACATCAAAGCACTGGTGCCTCCACACTGAGGGACAAAGCATCCATTTCAATAACTTCAGGAACAAGGATACTACTGCAGCTCCATACATGGATGAAGCACAAAAAAGAATAGACTCCTTTACAGAGTCACCAGTCAGAATGGTGTTCACTGCACCTTCAAAGCTGGAAGGAGAGGTGAGAACCAAGCATGCCCAGGACTTTGAGATTTGTTTAATAATTTTGATGCTATTTTCACCCTAATTTAGAAAATCTTCATTAACAGAATCACCTACTCTATGTATCTTGTGTAACAGCAAATCAAGTGTTTTCTCTATGACCTGTTTCAAAGAACACAAGCCAATATAAAACCACCAGAGTGCTGCAATGGACACCTTGTGCAATTCCTCAACAGCTGAAATCTGGTGCTCTGGAATCCCTCCTAAAGAACTCACTCACACCAGCATTGCCAGGCATACATTTCCACAGTAAGGCTTCAGATCCTGAAACACCTGACCAAAACTACTCATGTAGCATtagaaaaaagccaaacaaccTTCTGAACCTTCTCAGAGTATAGCAACAGGAACAGAGGTGCTGATGGATGGGAGAAAATACCACTCCAGCATTCCCAAAAGAGCTTGGCTTAGGATGTTATCAAATAGACCCTAAGGCCCCTTTCAACCCCATTCTTGCCAAGATAAATGGCCAGTGGTCAGGACCTTTTCTAGGTTACGCTGGAAGCCAAAGAACTGAGGCATGGCAGCTTTTGTTGCTGCATCCACCAAGATCCAAGCAATATAACAATCCAAACACACTCTCCCAAACCGAGGTGAGTGTGTCTGAAAACAGACAAAGGGATCAGTTTGAAGAAAATACAACATACCTTTGCCTTAGCAAGTGATACATTTTCATGGTTATTACTCTTGATGAGAAAGAACCTTGCATCTTGGAGAATGTATTTAAGTTTGCTTGTTTggtctgaaaagaaaacaaagtatcAAATAAGCTGAACTGTAAATACTTACCACACATGTTGCTTTGAGTACAGATAGTTGTTTCCTTTCTTCAAAATACACAGTATCCCACCCATTTCCTATCTATGTATTACCACAGTCAACCACCCAACTTAAAGTCAAAGCTGCAGAGCACAAAATGCCAGgggaaaccaaaccaaaactaaaactCAGATATCcaagtaaagaaaaaagtaaaataaaatcagcatGATTCAGTGATGTTCCGATATGTAGGACTTATTTCCTTGCTTAAAGATCTTTGCATAAATGATGGTAACACTCGTAACAAGCACAAACTGTTCAATAGAGAATGGTGAATGCTGCTCCTCTTTGCAGCTTTAAGcacttccttttaaaatttgctgCCTCTGCAAAGAGCACAGTGACTGAACTTTTTGCATATCACTCTCAAAACATGCAAAAGTAGCTCAAGATTCAATTATCATGCTCAGAACAAAGATGTGCTTAAATAGATTTATATCAGAACATCACTACTTAGAGGTAATTTAATCAACAGAGACAATGGCTTGCTATGGGGCatgcattaaaaattcaaatttaaatgaTACCTTTTTGGACAGCACGAACGGAAGATGATAATTTCTCATGCTTCTTTTCTGAACCTGTGTTTAGCCAAAGTACATTTGTTCAGATTGAGCCTTAATAGAGATAATATACAATTTCTACAGCCTTGTCCCATACAATTTTCATTCATGACAAATTATGCTTTCTGGCGCgcacccacacacacaaaaaatactATTCAATGTGCAcgagtgttttgttttgttggttttttttttgtttcagtttcaggttgtttgatttgggttttttttttttttaatagtatttgAACAATTTCCTACTCAGAAAACTAGTCACTGAATCATCATCttccaagtttaaaaaaaaaaaaaaaaagtgaaatttccACTTAAGCAACAGAATAGCATTAAAGTAACAAGAAAGCCTACTTCCCCCCAAAGGTATCCACACACAACATGCCAGAAGTCAATACCAAATTATACAAAGCTACAGACCCTATAAATCTCTACAGCCagttacatttattttagattACACATTAAGATTTGATGCAAGTCACAATGACAAGCAACAAAAGGAAGAATACCTGCATATGATTCTGATGCAGAACTCCCACTTCTGTCAAAAACAATTGGAGAGATACCTCTagctctcttcctctccttctttttctcgTCTGAAAGaaaccataaaaaataaaagccatacTTTAAACACAGGCAAAGTTGAGATTAAAAAGTAATGAGACAGGAAAATAGCATCAGTAAAAGTGAAGTTACCATTTGCCTTGCACATTAAAATCGTTGTTGTTGCCACAAAACTATCATGCACAGAAGAAGCAAATGCTAGTTACTCAAGCTTTTCATTCACAAAAGGAAGATCAATGGCACAAATCTATTAAATCTGTGCAATGTTTACAGAtagaatttattattattatatttttagtaAGGGTGGGTTAGCGTTTCTTTTCAGCCTTCACCCAAATGTGCAACGTCTAGCACAAACTGTGCAGCAATAGCTCATTTGCTCAGAGCTCCAAAACAGCAAgagacaggaaaacaaaacattgtGGCACACAGGCAATTATTTCCACTCTTAAGACAGTGTTACGTTATACCACAGTTTTTTAGAACAGTTATTACAGTTTCACTTGTCTTTAGGTTACACCTTGCTGTCTCTAATTTCatacagcagagctgagctaaAAGAGGCAGCATATTAAGCAGGATGACCACCTATGGAGACTTCAGACAAGGAAGATACACAATAGGAATCTTAACAGGATTGCAAGCTGCTTTcctagaaaaaacaaacaacgAACAGCCAAACCCAAAAGTATTTACGTCATTAGCACTTCACATCTGCAAGTTAGGACCACTTACAATATACAAATACAAACCAATTGTTTCTAGTTTCTgcttaaaacatttatttccttctaaATTTGCTCTGATAATTTCAGTTTAGGTTTAGATTTCCTATGCTGAGCATAGCCAATACTTAAGATTCAGCTACCATTCCCCAGGGACATAATGTTTTACTACACCAGTCTACCTGGTCACTCATCCAGATGGACACCAAACAGCTCAACGctgaattaaaattaattgtgtGGAAAACTAAGCCATTAGATACCCAAGAAAGTACTAATTTTACTGTTACAAAGCATTGAACAGCAAGGTCAAAGCAGTCAATAATACAACGAATCCTCAAGACAGTAATCTGGATATTCACAATTTTGTTTTACCACTTCCCAGTAATTTTTTCCGTGCCTATGGTATTTCATAATTAACATCTTCCTGACTTCTGCCACCACGGCTTACTTTCGACATGGTAAGGAAGTGGTTACCTTTCAAAAGTCAAACTTTCAGAGGCAAGGTATTTCACATTAGCATGCAAGATGCTGCCTACCTGATGCATCTGAACCAGACCCAGATCTGACTGACCCATCTGTGAAAGAGGCAGATTCGGAATCAGAATCGCTGGCTTCACTCCGTGTGTCGTAgtcatttccttccttctgatCCCTCTCATCCTGTTCATActcttcttcatcttcctccccATCTTCTTCCacctcttcatcctcctccccttcatcgtcttcctcttcttccattCCTTCCTCCTCATTCTCTGTGTTGCCTTGTTCAGAGGAACCACTACTGCCAGTCTCGTGATCTGAACAATATTCCTCAGAGTTCACCTCTTCTTTAGAAGAATGGCTAGATCTGCTTGGTCTTCTATCCACATCATGCCTGATTCTCTgatgtttaaagaaaaagtgaatCAGCGGTCATATAACATTGTCAGGATGCACACACAGTCCTAAGAGAACGTGCCTTACAAAAGTCTcataaaatttctttatttataagGCAGCAAGAATACTTAATACCTCTGAACCATCCGGTGTAGAAGACTTTGCCCTTCTGTCAATATCCCTCTTCCTCATGTAAGATTTCTCTGGTTGTCCTTTATAAggttccctggagctgctggacaTTCGCATCTTCCGATCGCCATCGGGGCGCTTGCTTCGGTCGGATCTCGGGTACTCCTCAGTCTTGTACTCTGACACCAGCTTTCCTTTCGTGCTCACCATTCTCTTGTTATTGCTAACTGATGAGCTGGGAGGCTTTGGCATCATCTGCCTTGAGGAATGCACAGAAGGTTTTTGCCTCTTGCTTTCAGCATTTTCCATCctgtcagtttttctttttgatccttaaatagaaagaaatatcAAGTTCAGTGTTATTTCCGAtatcaaaacaaaaactgtaCAGAGGCTTCTACGTCCTCTATTTTAGGTAATTACCCTGCTGCAGTCACAGGGAACATCTTCCAGTTGTAGGCTTTGCAGCAACACTCAAAACTGCTTCTTAGGAACAGCTCATGTCCTAAAACACGTATTTTACTTCTAAGACACATGTGTTTCTCAGATTTTACACTTGGAAATCCTAATTTAAATGCTTAGAGGATTGGCCTAAAGCCAAATAAAGAACTGAACTGGAATCAGACTTTGCAACCCCTTTGCTCCACTTCCATCTTACTTCACTGAGCCAAAAAGGACAGTCATTTCCTAACAGCAAATGAATTCAGAACAAGCCAGACTCAGCAACTGCTCTTgagacaaaaggaaatggatcTGACTGTTTGCTTGGAGGGTAGGGTGAAAAAGCACATGTCCATGAAATAAAGACTTTTGGAACTCATTCACTCTTTGAATCAAGTTATAAAATCCATTACTTCAAAGACTAACTGAAGTAAGACAGACATTTTTACCACTTATGTTCCTGCAGAACAACCACTACCGAAGTCACATACcctttttctcacttttgtCTTGCTCACTGTCAGGGTTATACAACTCATCATCCTGGTCAGGAGCATCAGTCAAAATGTCATCCAGAACATTCAGTTCACCAtctgaaaatacacaaaaaaagtCAAAACCAACCATAAAAAGTCTGGATATGTAAACCACAGAATTAGTAGTTACAAACCCAAACATTTCCTTCAGGGCTACAGATCtgcaacaaagcaaaaaattgACATCTTCTTGATTTATTTCTACGCTTTCATTTGGAAGGATCAGGtagagcaaataaaaaaattaaaatatgtcaCAAGATGCATTTAGACCTCTAAACAAGGTCCAAGTTGGCTCCTCATGTCACAAAAGCTTTTCAGCAAAACTGACCTACAAATGACAGCTGAAcataaaacttcagaaaaaggGAGACCAGGAGGTAGTCTGAGTGCCATTAGTAAAGAGAAGGGACCCTCATCTCTGCAAAATTCTAAAACTTGCATGATGAATTAATCTCTCTTCACTATTTTTGTTGTCATTGCAGTGTTAGAATGGTGGGTTTTGTGGTTCACtaacaaatagaaaaaacataatggagaaaacagtatttatttGTTGCATCATTAACTCTGAGTTGTTCCGAAAAATCCCCCACAGCTTGATCAAAAGGGCAaatgttaaagaaaattaatgccAGAGGCAGTAAATGACCACATCTGCTcacaagattttaaaatctgtcaCAATTTCTGAAACCAAAAGGGATATATGGTGATCCTATTAGAAGGAGGAG belongs to Zonotrichia leucophrys gambelii isolate GWCS_2022_RI chromosome 4, RI_Zleu_2.0, whole genome shotgun sequence and includes:
- the YTHDC1 gene encoding YTH domain-containing protein 1 isoform X2, producing the protein MATDGREEKDGELNVLDDILTDAPDQDDELYNPDSEQDKSEKKGSKRKTDRMENAESKRQKPSVHSSRQMMPKPPSSSVSNNKRMVSTKGKLVSEYKTEEYPRSDRSKRPDGDRKMRMSSSSREPYKGQPEKSYMRKRDIDRRAKSSTPDGSERIRHDVDRRPSRSSHSSKEEVNSEEYCSDHETGSSGSSEQGNTENEEEGMEEEEDDEGEEDEEVEEDGEEDEEEYEQDERDQKEGNDYDTRSEASDSDSESASFTDGSVRSGSGSDASDEKKKERKRARGISPIVFDRSGSSASESYAGSEKKHEKLSSSVRAVQKDQTSKLKYILQDARFFLIKSNNHENVSLAKAKGVWSTLPVNEKKLNAAFRSARSVILIFSVRESGKFQGFARLSSESHHGGSPIHWVLPAGMNAKMLGGVFKIDWICRRELPFTKSAHLTNPWNEHKPVKIGRDGQEIEPECGTQLCLLFPPDESIDLYQVIHKMRHKRRMHSQPRSRGRPSRRDPVRDVGRRRPEDYDIHNSRKKPRIDYPPEFHQRPGYIKDPRYPEIDRRFSGVRRDVFLNGSYNDYVREFHNMGPPPPWQGMPPYPGMEQPPHHPYYQHHAPPPQAHPPYSGHHPVPHEARYRDKRVHDYDMRVDDFLRRTQAVVSGRRSRPRERDRERERDRPRDNRRDRERDRGRDRERERERICDRDRDRGERGRYRR
- the YTHDC1 gene encoding YTH domain-containing protein 1 isoform X1; translation: MATDGREEKDGELNVLDDILTDAPDQDDELYNPDSEQDKSEKKGSKRKTDRMENAESKRQKPSVHSSRQMMPKPPSSSVSNNKRMVSTKGKLVSEYKTEEYPRSDRSKRPDGDRKMRMSSSSREPYKGQPEKSYMRKRDIDRRAKSSTPDGSERIRHDVDRRPSRSSHSSKEEVNSEEYCSDHETGSSGSSEQGNTENEEEGMEEEEDDEGEEDEEVEEDGEEDEEEYEQDERDQKEGNDYDTRSEASDSDSESASFTDGSVRSGSGSDASDEKKKERKRARGISPIVFDRSGSSASESYAGSEKKHEKLSSSVRAVQKDQTSKLKYILQDARFFLIKSNNHENVSLAKAKGVWSTLPVNEKKLNAAFRSARSVILIFSVRESGKFQGFARLSSESHHGGSPIHWVLPAGMNAKMLGGVFKIDWICRRELPFTKSAHLTNPWNEHKPVKIGRDGQEIEPECGTQLCLLFPPDESIDLYQVIHKMRHKRRMHSQPRSRGRPSRRDPVRDVGRRRPEDYDIHNSRKKPRIDYPPEFHQRPGYIKDPRYPEIDRRFSGVRRDVFLNGSYNDYVREFHNMGPPPPWQGMPPYPGMEQPPHHPYYQHHAPPPQAHPPYSGHHPVPHEARYRDKRVHDYDMRVDDFLRRTQAVVSGRRSRPRERDRERERDRPRDNRRDRERDRGRDRERERERICDRDRDRGERVSYGSMGECCYQVCKY
- the YTHDC1 gene encoding YTH domain-containing protein 1 isoform X4; its protein translation is MATDGREEKDGELNVLDDILTDAPDQDDELYNPDSEQDKSEKKGSKRKTDRMENAESKRQKPSVHSSRQMMPKPPSSSVSNNKRMVSTKGKLVSEYKTEEYPRSDRSKRPDGDRKMRMSSSSREPYKGQPEKSYMRKRDIDRRAKSSTPDGSERIRHDVDRRPSRSSHSSKEEVNSEEYCSDHETGSSGSSEQGNTENEEEGMEEEEDDEGEEDEEVEEDGEEDEEEYEQDERDQKEGNDYDTRSEASDSDSESASFTDGSVRSGSGSDASDEKKKERKRARGISPIVFDRSGSSASESYADQTSKLKYILQDARFFLIKSNNHENVSLAKAKGVWSTLPVNEKKLNAAFRSARSVILIFSVRESGKFQGFARLSSESHHGGSPIHWVLPAGMNAKMLGGVFKIDWICRRELPFTKSAHLTNPWNEHKPVKIGRDGQEIEPECGTQLCLLFPPDESIDLYQVIHKMRHKRRMHSQPRSRGRPSRRDPVRDVGRRRPEDYDIHNSRKKPRIDYPPEFHQRPGYIKDPRYPEIDRRFSGVRRDVFLNGSYNDYVREFHNMGPPPPWQGMPPYPGMEQPPHHPYYQHHAPPPQAHPPYSGHHPVPHEARYRDKRVHDYDMRVDDFLRRTQAVVSGRRSRPRERDRERERDRPRDNRRDRERDRGRDRERERERICDRDRDRGERGRYRR
- the YTHDC1 gene encoding YTH domain-containing protein 1 isoform X3 produces the protein MATDGREEKDGELNVLDDILTDAPDQDDELYNPDSEQDKSEKKGSKRKTDRMENAESKRQKPSVHSSRQMMPKPPSSSVSNNKRMVSTKGKLVSEYKTEEYPRSDRSKRPDGDRKMRMSSSSREPYKGQPEKSYMRKRDIDRRAKSSTPDGSERIRHDVDRRPSRSSHSSKEEVNSEEYCSDHETGSSGSSEQGNTENEEEGMEEEEDDEGEEDEEVEEDGEEDEEEYEQDERDQKEGNDYDTRSEASDSDSESASFTDGSVRSGSGSDASDEKKKERKRARGISPIVFDRSGSSASESYADQTSKLKYILQDARFFLIKSNNHENVSLAKAKGVWSTLPVNEKKLNAAFRSARSVILIFSVRESGKFQGFARLSSESHHGGSPIHWVLPAGMNAKMLGGVFKIDWICRRELPFTKSAHLTNPWNEHKPVKIGRDGQEIEPECGTQLCLLFPPDESIDLYQVIHKMRHKRRMHSQPRSRGRPSRRDPVRDVGRRRPEDYDIHNSRKKPRIDYPPEFHQRPGYIKDPRYPEIDRRFSGVRRDVFLNGSYNDYVREFHNMGPPPPWQGMPPYPGMEQPPHHPYYQHHAPPPQAHPPYSGHHPVPHEARYRDKRVHDYDMRVDDFLRRTQAVVSGRRSRPRERDRERERDRPRDNRRDRERDRGRDRERERERICDRDRDRGERVSYGSMGECCYQVCKY